One genomic region from Leptospira tipperaryensis encodes:
- a CDS encoding sugar phosphate nucleotidyltransferase: MIAAAGKGTRAYPRTSYIPKPLFEFQGKSILERNVELMQTTFRVKKIYVLVGHLKEMVVSEIEKIQKNHRNVEIIPSPWTTKGLASDIASLESQIHSPFITILGDEFYFHPDHKKFLNTLQKHPKLIASIGVQQTSLLSRIRKNYSVELKGDRILELVEKPSDPPNDLLGLGSYLFTPAFFEYFKKTPPSPKSGVIEITDVIDFMAKDSGKVYATELDVEYFNINSMQDYHHAVYEIRNEEFARFKTTLIIPTKNNERSIADVIVDFRKKVDEILVVDAGSTDKTLEIAKKEKAKILHCDAEGASDVFGKQIQKGIHSASGDITIIVTPDGSYRSKDYPKLLEYLKDSDMVIGTRTTRQMIEQGSNLLPGVRVVNLILGKLIEVFWWGMEPRFTDAMCSYFAIWKDSYFKIEERLEMKDQRIIPELMMETVRSYMRCIEIPISYYRPIESIKKKIAQEFLSIVRLMIRKKWFSN; the protein is encoded by the coding sequence GTGATCGCGGCGGCGGGTAAGGGAACCAGGGCTTATCCTAGGACATCCTACATTCCTAAGCCCTTATTTGAATTTCAGGGAAAGAGCATCCTGGAAAGAAACGTGGAACTCATGCAAACCACTTTCCGGGTCAAAAAGATTTATGTCCTCGTCGGCCATCTCAAAGAAATGGTCGTCTCTGAAATCGAAAAGATCCAGAAGAATCATCGAAACGTAGAAATCATTCCTTCTCCTTGGACGACCAAGGGACTCGCGAGCGATATCGCAAGTTTAGAATCTCAAATCCATTCTCCTTTTATCACGATCTTGGGAGATGAGTTTTACTTTCATCCCGATCATAAGAAATTCTTAAATACGCTTCAAAAACATCCGAAGCTCATCGCCTCCATCGGGGTTCAACAGACTTCTCTTCTTTCTCGAATTCGTAAAAACTATTCCGTGGAACTCAAAGGTGATCGGATTCTGGAACTCGTAGAAAAACCTTCCGATCCTCCGAACGATCTCCTCGGTCTCGGAAGTTATCTCTTTACTCCCGCTTTTTTTGAATACTTTAAAAAAACTCCTCCTTCTCCTAAGAGCGGCGTCATCGAAATCACGGACGTCATCGACTTCATGGCGAAGGACAGCGGAAAGGTTTACGCAACCGAATTGGACGTGGAATACTTTAATATCAATTCCATGCAGGACTATCATCACGCCGTCTATGAAATCCGGAACGAAGAATTCGCCCGTTTTAAAACGACATTGATCATTCCCACAAAAAACAACGAACGTTCCATCGCGGACGTCATCGTGGATTTTAGAAAAAAAGTGGATGAGATTCTTGTAGTCGACGCGGGATCTACGGATAAAACATTAGAAATCGCTAAAAAAGAAAAAGCTAAAATTCTTCACTGCGACGCGGAAGGCGCCTCCGACGTTTTCGGAAAACAGATTCAAAAAGGAATTCATTCCGCGTCCGGAGATATTACGATCATCGTAACCCCCGACGGTTCTTATCGTTCCAAGGATTATCCTAAGTTATTGGAATATCTGAAAGATTCGGACATGGTCATCGGCACTCGTACGACTCGTCAGATGATCGAGCAGGGTTCCAATCTTTTACCCGGAGTTCGTGTCGTAAATCTGATTCTCGGAAAACTCATAGAAGTTTTTTGGTGGGGAATGGAACCGCGTTTTACGGACGCGATGTGCTCTTACTTCGCGATCTGGAAGGATTCTTATTTTAAGATTGAAGAACGTCTGGAAATGAAAGATCAGAGAATCATTCCTGAACTCATGATGGAAACAGTAAGATCATATATGCGTTGTATCGAAATTCCGATTTCTTATTATCGCCCGATCGAATCGATCAAAAAAAAGATAGCGCAGGAATTCCTCTCTATCGTTAGGCTTATGATCCGAAAAAAGTGGTTTAGCAATTAA
- a CDS encoding NAD-dependent epimerase/dehydratase family protein, whose translation MAKKVLVTGGCGFLGSHVCELFRKQGWDVISYDSMTKYELKRTGYGTEATREYNWNYLQALGVTMVKGDIRNLEHLLDRTTGCDFIVHTAAQPAMTISWEDPELDMTTNVVGTFNVLEVARKRNIPVVNTSSIHVYGNSINDSLKEGATSYERTPVAIGEDQPVMVGEISPLHASKMSAEHYVRTYVDMYKVKAASFRFTGIYGERQFGGEDHGWVANFAIRSVFGWPLRIFGTGKQARDILYAADGAESYLRWFENPTPGVFNIGGGPDHKISLLECIHLIGDILGKKQEIQFDVERPGDMRYFICDITNAKKFGFNPKFKPKEGVERLIRWIEEDKSVFEVKK comes from the coding sequence ATGGCAAAGAAAGTTTTAGTAACCGGCGGATGCGGATTTTTAGGTTCTCACGTTTGTGAATTATTTCGTAAACAAGGCTGGGACGTGATCAGCTACGATAGTATGACCAAATACGAATTGAAAAGAACCGGTTACGGCACCGAAGCCACGAGAGAATACAACTGGAACTATCTACAAGCGCTCGGAGTTACGATGGTAAAAGGGGATATTCGAAATCTCGAACACCTCCTGGACCGAACCACCGGTTGCGATTTTATCGTTCATACCGCGGCTCAACCCGCGATGACGATCTCTTGGGAAGATCCCGAATTAGATATGACGACTAACGTTGTAGGAACTTTTAACGTTCTCGAAGTCGCACGTAAAAGAAATATTCCCGTAGTCAATACGAGTTCGATCCACGTCTATGGAAACTCGATCAACGATTCTCTCAAAGAAGGAGCGACTTCTTACGAAAGAACTCCCGTTGCAATCGGTGAAGATCAGCCGGTGATGGTGGGGGAAATTTCTCCTCTTCACGCTTCTAAGATGAGCGCCGAACACTACGTAAGAACTTACGTGGACATGTATAAAGTAAAAGCAGCGTCTTTTCGTTTTACCGGAATTTACGGTGAACGCCAGTTTGGCGGAGAAGATCACGGCTGGGTTGCGAATTTTGCGATTCGTTCCGTCTTTGGTTGGCCCTTGAGAATTTTTGGAACCGGAAAACAAGCTCGCGACATTCTCTATGCTGCGGATGGGGCTGAAAGTTATCTTCGTTGGTTTGAAAATCCTACTCCGGGAGTTTTTAACATCGGAGGCGGACCGGATCATAAAATTTCTTTATTAGAATGTATTCATCTGATCGGAGATATCCTGGGTAAAAAACAAGAGATCCAATTCGACGTGGAAAGACCCGGCGACATGCGTTACTTTATCTGTGATATCACAAACGCAAAAAAATTCGGATTCAATCCAAAGTTCAAACCGAAAGAAGGTGTGGAAAGATTGATTCGCTGGATCGAAGAAGATAAGTCCGTATTCGAAGTTAAAAAATGA
- a CDS encoding glycosyltransferase family 2 protein → MKNLVVIPAYNEEETIREVVERALAYSDVLVVDDASKDKTPEILKELIKKNPKKLFTIRHEKNTHIPGGIQDGMKFAVEKKYDSVVTMDAGLSHDPDKLPEFIQADADLVIGSRVTSDGVPLYRKLISFIAAKVMNYCISPGFFDLFGYRLKDCTSGYRKYSKRAFTWIAESKLESIAFDFHMEALSIVAKNRGTISEIGIHYVFSNSSFNRRVLKQAIRFALKLLRRKLGLAG, encoded by the coding sequence ATGAAAAACCTCGTCGTAATTCCGGCATACAATGAGGAAGAAACCATCCGAGAAGTCGTGGAGCGCGCTCTCGCTTATTCGGATGTTCTCGTCGTAGACGACGCTTCGAAAGATAAAACTCCCGAGATTCTAAAAGAATTAATCAAGAAGAATCCTAAAAAGTTATTCACCATTCGTCATGAAAAGAACACTCATATTCCGGGTGGAATTCAGGACGGAATGAAGTTCGCCGTTGAAAAAAAATACGACTCCGTGGTCACTATGGACGCGGGTCTTTCCCACGACCCGGATAAACTTCCGGAATTCATTCAAGCGGACGCGGACCTTGTGATTGGAAGCCGCGTAACCTCGGACGGGGTTCCACTTTACAGAAAACTAATATCCTTTATCGCCGCGAAGGTGATGAACTATTGTATTTCCCCCGGGTTTTTCGATCTTTTTGGATATCGTTTGAAAGACTGCACTTCCGGTTATAGAAAGTATTCCAAAAGAGCCTTCACTTGGATCGCAGAATCCAAGTTGGAATCCATAGCATTTGATTTTCACATGGAAGCTCTTTCCATCGTTGCAAAAAATCGAGGAACGATTTCCGAGATCGGAATTCACTACGTCTTCTCCAATTCTTCCTTCAATCGAAGAGTATTGAAACAAGCGATTCGATTCGCATTAAAACTTCTCAGAAGAAAACTAGGACTGGCTGGTTAG
- a CDS encoding AZOBR_p60025 family cell surface glycopolymer formation protein: MKLETWLQKLDSPLKGLFILTFLYGLVTFALWSRYEWNPSSMVNFGEEFIKKNEAESPSGVVAFKGKEGDLGAGYDGQIFYYYSRSISNLSFEWPIGFDATYRAPRIGYPLLLSVWGIFGKWGNIAGMYILSLSLLYLSYLALRVLLKEKSHWAILYLISPFTLASYSVLVSDTIMVSLIVLAIYFYQKESYIPFYILSGLALVTKEPALFYLFSLGLAALSKKDIKKMLIVGSTLLVPVLWQVYLKYTLPNWTPTRLAVFMIPFEGIFKYLLELAGSFTSGGGLKQIVRSFSKFPLVLQFLTMFLIPLTGSWKKGTFYKVGFSLVVLMIAIANHYHFWSEYINTIRLFTFAIPFYLFIKAEDEKILDRPFLILFFINLVLILARLTVLYKVQDYVIR; this comes from the coding sequence ATGAAATTGGAAACCTGGCTCCAAAAACTGGATTCTCCCTTAAAGGGACTTTTCATTCTTACTTTTCTCTACGGACTCGTGACGTTCGCGCTCTGGTCCCGTTACGAATGGAATCCTTCTTCGATGGTCAACTTCGGAGAAGAGTTTATCAAGAAGAATGAAGCGGAATCTCCGAGTGGAGTTGTGGCTTTCAAAGGAAAAGAAGGCGACCTAGGCGCCGGTTACGACGGACAAATCTTTTACTATTATTCCAGATCGATTTCCAATTTGAGTTTCGAATGGCCGATAGGTTTCGACGCAACTTACAGAGCCCCGAGAATCGGTTATCCTCTGCTTCTTTCCGTCTGGGGAATTTTTGGAAAGTGGGGAAACATCGCGGGAATGTATATTCTCAGTCTTTCTCTTCTTTATCTTTCTTATTTAGCGTTACGCGTCCTTTTAAAAGAAAAATCACACTGGGCGATTCTTTATCTGATTTCCCCTTTTACTTTAGCTAGTTATTCGGTTCTTGTGAGCGATACGATCATGGTTTCTTTGATCGTCCTTGCGATTTATTTTTATCAAAAGGAAAGTTATATTCCTTTTTACATTCTTTCCGGTCTCGCCTTGGTGACTAAAGAACCCGCGTTATTCTATCTTTTCTCCTTGGGACTTGCGGCATTATCTAAAAAAGACATTAAGAAAATGTTAATCGTCGGCTCAACTTTGCTCGTTCCCGTTCTCTGGCAAGTGTATCTGAAATATACTCTGCCGAATTGGACTCCGACTCGGCTCGCCGTGTTTATGATTCCTTTTGAGGGAATTTTTAAATATCTTTTGGAGTTGGCGGGAAGTTTTACGAGCGGAGGGGGATTGAAACAGATCGTTCGGTCTTTTTCCAAATTTCCTCTCGTCCTCCAGTTTCTGACGATGTTTTTGATCCCTCTCACCGGATCTTGGAAGAAGGGGACCTTCTACAAGGTTGGATTTTCTTTGGTGGTGTTGATGATCGCGATCGCGAACCACTATCACTTCTGGTCCGAGTATATCAATACGATTCGTCTTTTTACTTTCGCGATTCCATTCTATCTTTTTATCAAAGCCGAAGACGAGAAGATTCTAGATCGACCGTTCTTGATTCTTTTCTTTATCAACTTGGTTTTGATCCTTGCCAGGCTGACGGTTCTCTACAAGGTCCAGGACTACGTAATCCGATAA
- a CDS encoding tetratricopeptide repeat protein: MVRFRIIAVFILLFSLSETIFAQTPSNKDAIKKKDQCAEFYNQRQFEKALEACDRAIELNPKDGNAYDLRGWIKVNLYKYEDAIVDFNAAIQLDAKNAQAIFNRGYTYYYMNEYKKALEDINESIRLNPEFNRSYLMRGKIGNELQAYEEAIQDLNRCIEVDPNWVEALVERGIVYIKTSKLGEAYQDFDKVVQLDPKNARAFYNRGIILVSVENPEFKKNGCYDLYQAHNLGHEKAIKALDHFCSEFKKK, translated from the coding sequence ATGGTAAGATTTCGAATCATCGCAGTATTCATTTTACTTTTTTCTCTCTCCGAAACGATTTTCGCACAAACTCCTTCCAACAAAGACGCGATCAAAAAGAAAGATCAGTGCGCCGAATTCTACAATCAAAGACAATTCGAAAAAGCTCTAGAAGCATGTGATAGAGCGATAGAATTGAACCCGAAGGACGGGAATGCTTATGATCTCAGAGGTTGGATCAAAGTAAATCTCTACAAATACGAAGACGCAATCGTCGACTTTAACGCCGCGATCCAACTGGATGCAAAGAATGCACAAGCGATCTTTAACCGCGGTTATACGTATTATTATATGAACGAATACAAAAAGGCTTTAGAGGATATCAACGAATCGATTCGCCTCAATCCCGAGTTTAATCGTTCTTATCTGATGAGAGGAAAGATCGGAAACGAATTGCAGGCCTACGAAGAAGCCATCCAGGATTTGAATCGTTGTATCGAAGTGGATCCGAATTGGGTGGAAGCATTGGTAGAACGCGGGATCGTGTATATCAAGACGAGTAAATTAGGAGAAGCTTATCAAGATTTTGATAAAGTAGTCCAGCTCGATCCGAAGAACGCGAGGGCCTTTTACAATAGAGGGATCATTCTTGTTTCGGTGGAGAATCCGGAATTTAAGAAGAATGGATGTTATGATCTCTATCAAGCTCACAACCTCGGTCATGAGAAAGCGATCAAAGCTCTGGACCATTTTTGTTCCGAGTTTAAAAAGAAATGA
- a CDS encoding DUF2339 domain-containing protein, with protein sequence MDIEKIKKRLDQLEEEVVSLKKEIATYSSNPTEGETIQPPLQKTSSETKIEKPVEKKRSPEWELFLGGNLLGKAGLFSILLATIWFIKYAFDNRWVNESGRILIGMSIGFGIAFTGLRLNVKGYRILPESVLGTGFSIVYLSLFGAYHYYDLFTLSETFIYLTFLSVFSSGLAYWIRKEILYIFGLIGSVLSPVLISQGENSYQFLFGYLLFLNILHLLISRKSPWIISSFVLLIANFTLYTFWSAENIYQSGFTIPFLFINFSFFLFLYGNFFFFPRLLDRMEESGSVFPNLNSILMLFFQVTNALFFGYSGYNQLNKFYPNLTAHFFLFGALLFAIMIDRYGKKSDLLSARARDNFETINLCLLLGFTFASLTDFSEGSWLTFSWIMLAGIVSILGVSLKKTSFQFISIGIWFVALFKLYFLNQMEDLDRIFLLNERFALYVLASLFLFATYQIRKSETVFWFERGFIYMGIITLIWGTIIDVHYAVHDEHYRNLGFSYVLAFYASVFLFVGFRYSFKSFRIVGIAVASVLVAKLYFYDIWTMSIIVRIIAGFTLGVGFFLVSLFYQKFKEKLSIAKTFTGLTLILFAIGVSSSLTPLSAESINTKGYKYYKDIQIPKIEKQKDEEAGFYGKIKLDEDIVRHSGVNDRRIVQNGKTIPFITRNTIEASSEGGESVAKLLFKVKNETGNVYVLKLPKAPAKTHYTTILALGPPEYEVRGTIYLGKNPEDRGTESSFTIYSYQGGEASNQIQFESDEEITYVRIETDSEANFTFPKAIYKPILERVEFKKDLERSDLEFGFNPDTRSTVFYYKNPMKVPIHRVVLHLKEEKYNRNVKVFFKDNSKEFSLLTENIILKKPNIPSEANFIFTDPIASELKFEIFDGDDPSLTVERVEIFILQEEIVFPLEIEEEENLTSQTIRIYYGNPYAQPPEFDFAKTFTETSLQKEVFIKEEKENENFGYSIGEPPVSTWIIRAFFFLGILILVFLTYRIFRTKTVKA encoded by the coding sequence TTGGATATCGAGAAAATAAAAAAACGTTTAGATCAACTCGAAGAAGAAGTCGTTTCTCTCAAAAAAGAAATCGCGACGTATTCCTCCAATCCGACCGAAGGGGAAACGATTCAGCCTCCCCTTCAAAAAACTTCTTCCGAAACAAAGATAGAAAAGCCGGTTGAGAAAAAGAGGAGCCCCGAATGGGAACTTTTTTTAGGAGGCAATCTATTAGGAAAAGCAGGATTGTTTTCCATTCTTCTTGCGACGATCTGGTTTATCAAATACGCTTTTGATAACCGCTGGGTCAACGAGTCGGGAAGAATCTTGATCGGTATGTCGATCGGATTCGGAATCGCCTTCACGGGGCTCAGACTCAACGTCAAGGGATATAGAATTTTACCCGAATCGGTTTTGGGAACCGGATTTTCGATCGTCTATCTGAGTCTGTTCGGCGCGTATCACTACTACGATCTTTTTACTCTTTCGGAAACGTTTATCTATCTTACTTTTCTGAGCGTCTTTTCTTCCGGACTGGCCTATTGGATCCGTAAAGAAATTCTTTACATTTTCGGATTGATCGGATCCGTATTGTCTCCCGTTTTAATCTCTCAAGGTGAGAATTCCTATCAATTCCTCTTTGGATATTTACTCTTTTTGAATATTCTGCATTTGTTAATTTCTAGAAAGTCGCCCTGGATCATTTCCTCCTTTGTGCTGTTGATCGCAAACTTCACTCTTTATACCTTCTGGTCCGCGGAAAACATTTACCAAAGCGGTTTCACAATTCCGTTTTTATTTATCAATTTTTCGTTTTTCCTTTTTCTCTATGGGAATTTTTTCTTCTTTCCCCGGTTGCTCGATCGGATGGAAGAATCGGGAAGTGTCTTTCCAAATCTAAATTCTATCTTGATGTTATTTTTCCAGGTGACCAACGCCCTCTTCTTCGGTTATAGCGGATACAATCAATTGAATAAATTTTATCCGAATCTAACGGCTCATTTTTTTCTTTTTGGCGCACTTCTATTTGCGATCATGATCGATCGTTACGGAAAAAAATCAGACCTCTTATCGGCACGTGCCCGGGACAATTTCGAGACGATCAATCTTTGTCTTCTTTTAGGATTTACATTCGCCTCTTTGACCGACTTCTCCGAAGGAAGTTGGCTGACATTTTCCTGGATCATGCTCGCGGGTATTGTCTCGATCTTGGGAGTAAGTTTGAAGAAGACATCCTTTCAGTTTATTTCGATCGGAATCTGGTTCGTAGCCTTGTTCAAACTCTACTTTCTAAATCAGATGGAAGACTTAGATAGAATCTTTCTTCTCAACGAAAGATTCGCGCTCTATGTCCTTGCTTCTTTATTTCTTTTTGCAACGTATCAAATTCGAAAAAGCGAAACCGTTTTTTGGTTCGAAAGAGGATTCATTTATATGGGAATTATCACTTTAATTTGGGGAACTATAATCGACGTTCACTACGCGGTTCACGACGAACACTATAGAAATTTAGGTTTTTCTTATGTTCTCGCGTTCTACGCGTCGGTCTTTCTTTTTGTAGGATTTCGATATTCTTTCAAATCCTTCCGGATCGTCGGAATCGCGGTCGCGTCCGTCCTGGTTGCAAAATTATATTTTTATGATATTTGGACGATGAGCATCATCGTAAGAATCATCGCGGGTTTTACGCTCGGAGTCGGATTCTTTTTAGTGAGCCTTTTTTATCAGAAATTTAAGGAAAAACTCTCTATCGCAAAAACTTTTACGGGTTTGACGCTGATTCTTTTTGCCATCGGCGTTTCTTCTTCGCTTACGCCGCTCTCCGCAGAATCGATCAACACAAAGGGTTATAAATATTATAAAGACATTCAAATACCGAAGATAGAAAAACAAAAAGACGAAGAAGCAGGTTTCTACGGAAAGATAAAGTTAGACGAAGACATCGTCAGACATTCCGGAGTCAACGACAGAAGGATTGTTCAAAACGGCAAAACGATTCCCTTTATCACTCGGAATACGATCGAAGCATCCAGCGAAGGCGGAGAATCCGTTGCAAAACTTCTTTTTAAAGTTAAGAATGAAACAGGCAACGTCTACGTATTAAAACTTCCGAAGGCTCCGGCGAAAACTCACTACACTACGATTCTCGCACTTGGACCTCCGGAATACGAAGTAAGAGGAACGATTTATTTAGGAAAGAATCCGGAAGACCGAGGAACCGAATCGAGTTTTACTATTTACAGTTATCAAGGAGGAGAAGCCTCCAATCAGATTCAATTCGAATCCGACGAAGAGATAACTTACGTTCGTATTGAAACGGATTCGGAAGCCAACTTTACATTTCCAAAAGCGATTTACAAACCGATACTGGAAAGAGTTGAGTTTAAAAAAGATTTAGAAAGATCCGATTTAGAATTCGGTTTCAACCCGGATACGAGATCCACAGTGTTCTATTATAAAAATCCGATGAAAGTTCCGATTCACAGGGTCGTCCTTCACTTAAAAGAGGAAAAATACAATCGAAACGTAAAAGTATTTTTCAAGGACAACTCCAAAGAATTCAGCCTTCTAACCGAGAATATTATTTTAAAAAAACCGAATATTCCTTCCGAAGCAAATTTCATCTTCACCGATCCGATCGCCTCGGAACTGAAATTTGAAATCTTCGACGGAGACGATCCTTCCTTAACGGTCGAACGTGTGGAAATTTTTATTCTTCAAGAAGAAATCGTATTCCCTTTGGAAATCGAGGAAGAAGAAAATCTTACTTCCCAAACGATCAGAATCTATTACGGAAATCCGTACGCTCAGCCACCCGAGTTCGACTTTGCAAAGACGTTTACGGAAACTTCCCTTCAAAAAGAAGTTTTTATCAAAGAGGAAAAAGAAAATGAGAATTTCGGATATTCGATCGGAGAACCTCCGGTTTCGACTTGGATCATCCGAGCTTTTTTCTTTTTAGGAATTCTGATCTTGGTCTTTTTGACTTACAGAATTTTTCGTACTAAGACGGTTAAGGCGTAA
- a CDS encoding acyl-CoA dehydrogenase family protein: MSATKTAVDQATAKKTLSISAGVIEDVTKALAARCSVNGKVSVEKMDANQLVQYQIAWLTAEQKIAEKFVDYAWDSSLGTGDLEQEMAVVFAAETVNHIRSEISSRPSEYGIKSSDLVSRIFNDEINKFLEDAMAIENYNEIADKIVSKGHFGAYGLDDDHEMFRETFKKFAEDVVMPHAEHVHRHDDIIPEDIIGGLKDMGCFGLCIPESYGGIQPNDRPDNLSMLVVTEELSRGGLGIAGSLITRPEIMSKALLKGGTQAQKDKWLPLLATGEKMAGIMVTEPNYGSDVAGVSVTAKPSNGGWVINGVKTWCTFAGYANLLLILCRTESDPSLKHKGLSILLAEKPSFPGHEFTYTQPEGGKIEGKAIGTIGYRGMHSFEVSFDNYFVPAENLLGGEEGRGKGFYFQMEGFAGGRIQTAARAHGVMQAALEAALRYAQERAVFQKPIFEYNLTKYKIARMAVILQASRQYSNHVAKLLDDHKGQMEATLIKFYASKVAEWVTREAMQIHGGMGYAEEYAVSRYFVDARVFSIFEGAEEVMALRVIAKSLMDQYAAG; the protein is encoded by the coding sequence ATGAGCGCAACCAAGACCGCCGTTGATCAAGCGACCGCGAAAAAAACTCTTTCCATCTCCGCAGGTGTGATTGAGGACGTTACGAAAGCCCTTGCTGCACGTTGCAGCGTAAACGGAAAAGTTTCCGTTGAGAAGATGGACGCAAATCAGCTCGTCCAGTATCAAATCGCATGGCTCACAGCCGAACAAAAGATTGCAGAGAAGTTTGTTGATTACGCATGGGATTCTTCCCTTGGAACCGGAGATCTCGAACAAGAGATGGCGGTCGTCTTTGCGGCTGAAACCGTAAATCACATTCGTTCCGAAATCAGTTCTCGTCCTTCCGAATACGGAATTAAATCTTCCGATTTAGTTTCCAGAATTTTTAACGATGAAATCAATAAGTTTCTCGAAGACGCTATGGCGATCGAGAACTACAATGAGATCGCGGATAAGATCGTTTCCAAAGGTCACTTTGGAGCCTACGGTCTTGACGACGATCACGAGATGTTCCGCGAAACGTTTAAGAAGTTTGCGGAAGACGTTGTGATGCCTCATGCAGAACACGTTCATAGACACGACGATATCATTCCCGAAGATATCATCGGCGGACTCAAGGATATGGGATGTTTCGGTCTTTGTATTCCCGAATCCTACGGTGGAATTCAACCGAACGATAGGCCGGACAATCTTTCCATGCTCGTTGTTACCGAAGAACTTTCCAGAGGCGGTTTAGGAATCGCAGGTTCTTTGATCACTCGTCCCGAGATCATGTCCAAGGCTCTCCTCAAGGGTGGAACGCAGGCTCAAAAAGACAAGTGGCTTCCTCTTCTTGCAACCGGAGAAAAAATGGCGGGCATTATGGTAACGGAACCGAACTACGGTTCCGACGTTGCCGGTGTTTCCGTTACCGCAAAGCCGTCTAACGGTGGTTGGGTGATCAACGGTGTTAAGACTTGGTGTACTTTTGCAGGTTATGCAAATCTCCTTCTCATTCTTTGTAGAACCGAATCGGATCCTTCTTTGAAACACAAAGGACTTTCCATTCTTCTCGCGGAAAAACCGAGTTTTCCTGGACACGAATTTACATATACCCAACCGGAAGGCGGGAAGATCGAAGGAAAAGCGATCGGAACAATCGGTTATCGTGGTATGCATTCCTTTGAAGTTTCCTTTGATAATTACTTTGTTCCCGCAGAGAACCTGTTAGGCGGAGAAGAAGGTAGAGGAAAAGGATTCTATTTCCAGATGGAAGGTTTCGCGGGTGGAAGAATTCAGACCGCGGCTCGCGCTCACGGTGTGATGCAAGCCGCTTTGGAAGCCGCGCTTCGTTACGCTCAAGAAAGAGCCGTTTTTCAAAAACCGATTTTCGAATACAATCTTACCAAATACAAGATTGCGAGAATGGCAGTGATTCTTCAGGCTTCTCGTCAGTATTCGAATCACGTTGCAAAACTTCTGGATGATCACAAAGGACAGATGGAAGCGACTCTGATTAAATTCTACGCTTCTAAGGTTGCAGAATGGGTTACCAGAGAAGCGATGCAGATTCACGGCGGAATGGGATACGCAGAAGAATATGCGGTTTCCCGTTACTTCGTGGATGCGCGCGTGTTCTCGATCTTTGAAGGCGCCGAAGAAGTAATGGCTCTGAGAGTAATTGCAAAATCTCTTATGGACCAATACGCGGCCGGTTGA
- a CDS encoding DUF4476 domain-containing protein, which yields MFAFKNLAIATFVFFNFSIFATGHGLFTNIKSRVEKEGFSDRKLAILKSEASRTTFTADQVAELMDLFSFSADKMKALTSLRNRIEDPENAYVIVERFSYDVDKKNAASLLDGIESALPKPPRMSKRTVCWGDGPGRYCYTEYIEQ from the coding sequence ATGTTTGCATTTAAGAATTTAGCGATTGCTACTTTTGTATTTTTTAATTTTTCGATTTTTGCTACCGGACACGGTTTGTTTACGAACATTAAAAGCAGAGTCGAAAAGGAAGGTTTTAGTGATCGTAAGTTAGCGATTTTAAAATCCGAAGCGTCAAGAACGACTTTTACTGCGGATCAGGTTGCGGAATTGATGGACCTTTTTAGTTTTTCTGCGGATAAAATGAAAGCTCTAACCTCGCTTCGGAATCGAATCGAAGATCCTGAAAACGCATATGTGATCGTGGAGCGTTTCTCCTATGATGTGGATAAGAAGAATGCCGCAAGTCTATTGGATGGGATCGAATCTGCTCTTCCTAAACCGCCTCGTATGAGCAAACGTACGGTTTGTTGGGGGGACGGTCCGGGTCGCTATTGTTACACGGAATACATTGAACAATAA